A window of Fodinibius salinus contains these coding sequences:
- a CDS encoding SDR family oxidoreductase: MQLSDIQALVTGGSSGIGRATAKMIIESGGEAVIAARTKSKLEQTAEDIGAIPIQCDVGDEQQVEELIQKTDKQLDNYNVLINNAGYGSHKKLINVSAKEMEDQLQTNTIGAMMVARESAKVFIDNDYGNIVNVSSSSGKRGYAGGTSYVASKFALSGMTQCWRAELRPHNIRVMQVNPSEVQTPFFSDGHEIERDINETKLVADDIAQSICDMLGMHDRAFITETSVWATNPK, translated from the coding sequence ATGCAGTTATCAGATATTCAGGCACTGGTTACCGGCGGAAGCTCAGGCATCGGAAGAGCAACAGCTAAAATGATTATTGAATCTGGTGGCGAGGCAGTTATTGCCGCCCGAACCAAAAGCAAGCTAGAACAAACCGCAGAAGACATTGGGGCTATTCCCATTCAATGTGATGTGGGTGACGAGCAGCAGGTAGAAGAGCTCATCCAGAAAACAGACAAACAGCTGGATAACTATAATGTTCTTATCAATAATGCAGGCTATGGAAGTCACAAAAAGCTGATAAATGTTTCTGCGAAAGAAATGGAAGATCAACTACAAACCAATACTATCGGTGCTATGATGGTGGCCCGTGAATCGGCTAAGGTTTTTATTGATAATGATTACGGCAATATTGTCAACGTTTCCTCTTCTTCGGGAAAACGCGGATATGCCGGCGGTACTTCGTATGTAGCCAGCAAGTTTGCCCTCAGCGGTATGACCCAGTGTTGGCGCGCCGAGCTTCGTCCTCATAACATCCGGGTGATGCAAGTGAATCCCAGTGAGGTGCAAACGCCTTTTTTTAGTGACGGGCACGAAATAGAACGCGATATCAATGAAACCAAACTTGTTGCTGATGATATTGCCCAAAGCATCTGCGATATGCTGGGTATGCACGACCGCGCCTTCATTACTGAAACCAGTGTATGGGCTACCAATCCCAAATAG
- a CDS encoding pyridoxal phosphate-dependent decarboxylase family protein, translated as MNNSKFRKYAHELVDWMADYFEEVEEYPVKPDVQPGDILQQLPNSAPEQSESFDSIFEDFNDTIIPGMTHWESPNFMGYFPANKSYPSVLAEMLTATLGAQCMSWLTSPAATELEEQVMVWLRKLIGMPESFTGVIQGTASTSTLCALLMAREQITDFEVNETGFPSDEQFTVYCSAETHSSIEKDVKIAGFGRRHLRKIPVDKNFAMQPKKLEQAIRSDLEDGYSPTAVVATVGTTGSTAIDPLQAIGEICTKYDVFLHVDAAYAGTALILPENRWMNEGIEHADSFVFNPHKWMFTNFDCSAFYVQDEALLVRTFEIMPEYLKTPEDQRVKNYRDWGIPLGRRFRALKLWFVLRSFGVEGLQEKIRHHISLAQNLKDKIQQHNHFEMLAPVPLNTLCFRFHPNYIDDEEKLDELNEKLLNTIQKSGELFLTHTKLGGSYTIRMVLGNTNVTETHMKKAWKLITEKANQLL; from the coding sequence ATCCCGTAAAGCCAGACGTACAGCCGGGTGATATTTTACAGCAGCTTCCTAATTCAGCTCCCGAGCAAAGTGAGTCATTTGACTCCATCTTCGAGGATTTCAATGATACTATTATACCAGGTATGACCCACTGGGAAAGCCCTAACTTTATGGGCTACTTCCCCGCAAACAAAAGTTATCCATCGGTGCTGGCCGAAATGCTGACGGCAACACTCGGCGCCCAGTGCATGAGCTGGCTGACCTCCCCTGCTGCCACCGAACTTGAAGAACAGGTAATGGTATGGTTGCGCAAACTCATTGGCATGCCGGAATCATTTACGGGTGTCATACAAGGTACCGCTTCTACTTCTACCCTTTGCGCACTGCTGATGGCCCGCGAACAGATTACCGATTTTGAGGTTAACGAAACCGGATTTCCCAGCGATGAACAGTTCACCGTTTATTGTTCTGCAGAAACACATTCCTCTATCGAAAAGGATGTAAAGATTGCAGGCTTTGGCCGGAGACATCTGCGTAAAATTCCTGTGGATAAGAATTTTGCCATGCAGCCGAAGAAGCTGGAGCAAGCAATTCGCAGTGACCTTGAAGACGGATACTCACCCACTGCTGTTGTAGCTACCGTCGGTACAACCGGATCTACAGCCATCGACCCACTGCAAGCAATTGGTGAAATTTGTACAAAATATGATGTATTCCTGCATGTAGATGCAGCCTATGCCGGTACAGCACTTATTCTTCCTGAAAACCGCTGGATGAATGAAGGCATAGAACATGCTGATTCTTTTGTATTTAATCCTCACAAATGGATGTTTACCAATTTTGACTGTTCAGCATTCTATGTTCAAGATGAAGCACTGCTGGTACGCACCTTTGAGATTATGCCGGAGTATCTGAAAACTCCCGAAGATCAGCGCGTTAAAAACTATCGCGACTGGGGTATTCCGCTGGGACGACGTTTCCGAGCTCTCAAACTCTGGTTTGTACTGCGAAGTTTCGGGGTTGAGGGATTGCAGGAAAAAATTCGTCACCATATTTCTCTGGCGCAAAATCTAAAAGACAAGATTCAACAACATAACCATTTTGAAATGCTGGCTCCGGTACCGCTAAATACACTATGTTTTCGATTCCATCCGAATTATATAGATGATGAAGAAAAACTTGATGAACTGAATGAGAAACTGCTCAACACCATACAGAAAAGCGGTGAACTTTTTTTAACACATACCAAACTGGGTGGGTCTTATACCATCCGTATGGTACTGGGCAATACTAATGTAACAGAAACGCATATGAAAAAAGCTTGGAAACTAATCACAGAAAAAGCCAATCAATTACTGTGA